Genomic segment of Tomitella fengzijianii:
GGCTGCTCGATTGGTACGCCGAAGGGCGCCTGGTGCCGCACATCGACCGGACAGTCGCCTTCCACGACGCGTCCGCCGCGCTCGACGTGGTGATGACGCGCCGCGCCGTCGGCAAGGTCATCCTCATCCGCGACTGAGTGGGATCGCCCCATTCTGAAAGGACTGTCCGCTATGGATCTGTCTCCCAGCCCCGCGGCGCAGGAGGTCATCGCGCGCCTCGAGGCGTTCATGACCGAGCACGTGCATCCGGCCGAGTCCGTCTACGCGGCGCAGCGCGAGGAGAACGGGCCGCGCAGCCACGAGCTGCCGGCGGTGGTCGAGGAGCTCAAGGCGGAGGCCCGCCGGCAGGACATGTGGAATCTCTTCCTGCCCGCCCTCTCCGGCCTCACCCATCTCGACTACGCGCACATCGCCGAGATCACCGGGCGGTCGCCGTACATCGCCCCGGAAGCGCTGAACTGCTCGGCGCCGTCCACCGGGAACATGGAGATCCTGCACATGTTCGGCACGGACGAGCAGAAGAAGCAGTGGCTGGAACCCCTCATGGACGGCACCATCCGGTCGGGGTTCTCCATGACCGAGCCGGACGTCGCCTCGTCCGACGCACGCAACATATCCACCTCGATCGTCCGCGACGGCGACGAGTACGTGATCAACGGCCGCAAGTGGTGGACGTCGGGCGCGGGCGATCCGCGCTGCGGCGTCCTCGTCGTCATGGGCAAGACAGACCCGGAGGCGGCGCCGTACCGGCAGCAGTCGATGATCCTGGTCCCCGTGGATGCGCCCGGTGTGGAGATCGTCCGGTCGCTGCCGATCTTCGGCTACTACGACCAGCAGGGGCACGCCGAGATCCAGTACACGGATGTGCGGGTACCCGCGGCGAACATGCTGGCCGGCGAGGGAGACGGGTTCGCCATCGCGCAGGCACGCCTGGGGCCCGGGCGTATACACCACGCGATGCGCTGCATCGGCATGGCGGAGCGCGCGCTGGAGATGATGGTGCGCCGCGCCATGTCCCGCGACGCGTTCGGCGGGCCGATCTCGGATCAGGGCGTGGTGCGCACGTGGATCGCGGAGTCGCGCATGGAGATCGAGCAGGCGCGCCTGCTGGTACTCAAGACGGCGTGGCTGATAGACCAGGTGGGCGCGAAGGGTGCCGCCATCGAGGTGGCCGCGGTGAAGGTGGTGGGCCCGCGCGTGGCGCGCTCGGTGCTCGACCGCGCCATTCAGGTGCACGGCGGCGGCGGGGTCACCGACGACTTCCCGTTGGCGCGCATGTGGGCGACCGGCCGGATCCTCGGCATCGCCGACGGCCCCGACGAGGTGCACATCCGCAGCGTCGCGCGCCAGGAGCTGCGCAAGTACCGGTGATACCCGTCCACGACGTGGGAAGGGGCTCCAATCGACGGCCCCTCCGCCGCGGTCTCCTGTCCGGCGATGTCGGCCGCGCCCACACCGCGACCAGCGTGTTAGCGAGCTCCTGCACGGTGATTTCGGGCGCCCCGGTGGCCGTGCGTCGACCGATGCGCTGGATCGGCATCCATGTAGCAAATGTTTGATACGGTACGCGGTATGGCTCAGGACGCGGCGTCCGCGGTGGGGGCGGTGCCAGGCATCGACGCTGCCGCGGTGACCGCTTGGTGCGCTGCGTCCGTGCCGGATGCGGCCGCGCCTCTGCGCTTCGAGCAGATCGCCGGCGGCCGCTCCAATCTCACCTACTACGTGGACGACGCGGTCGGCCGCCGCCGGGTGCTGCGGCGTCCCCCGCTCGGCGCCGTCGCCGGCAACGCCCACGACGTGCTCCGCGAGGCGGACGTCCTGCGGCGGATGTCCGCGGCCGGCATGCCTGTGCCCACAGTGCTGGGCGTGTGCGAGGACCCGGGCGTCAACGGCGCGCCGTTCTTCGTGATGGAGCACCTGGGTGGCGCGATCCTCCGGGTGCCGGAGGACTTCGGCGCCTTCCCGGATCCGGCGCAGCGTGCGCGCATCGGCCATTCGCTCATCGAGGTCCTGACGCGGCTGCACCGGGCCGATCTCGATTCGGCCGGCTGGGGAACACGTGCGGGGCAACGCGGCTTCATCGAACGCCAGCTGGGGCTGTGGTCGCGCAACTGGGAGGCAGGCAGGGCCCGGATGCTCGGCGACATCGAGCAGACGAGGGACCTGCTCGCGCGGAAGATCCCGGCCCAGCAGACGGCCGCGGTGGTGCACGGGGACTTCCGCCTGGACAACTGCCTGATCGGTGCGGACTCCACCGTCTCCGGAGTGCTGGACTGGGAACTGACCACCGTGGGCGACCCGCTCGCCGACCTCGGCCACTTCCTCGTGTACTGGGCGCAGCCCGGTGACGCCGTGACGGCGTTGGAAAACCCGCCGACGCTGGTGCCGGGGCTGCCCACCCGCGGCGAACTGACCCGCGCCTACATCGAGAGGATGGGCGGGGTGCTCGACGTGACGGAGCAGGAGGTCGATTTCCATGTGGCGTTCAGCTGGTGGAAGACGGCCTGCATCGTCGAGAACGTGTACGCGCGGATGTCCCGGGGCGTGATGGGCGACGCCGACAGAACCCCCGGATCGTTCGCCGCGCAGGCGGAAAGGCTCGCCGCCCGCGCCCTCGCATGCGCGCGGGAGCTGCAGTGAACGGCGACGAGATCATAGGACGATGGCCGGAATACCATGACGACAAGACCTTGACGAGGCCTGAACCGGCACCGGACTCGCACCCCGCGTAGGGTCTCCGCGACACGACCCACCCGGCACGATGAACGCAGGCGCTGCACACTCGTCACGAACACGAACGGCATGCACATGGAATGGTCCGACCGGCACACGCTGATCTTCGAGACGGCTGCGGAACTCTTCGCGGCGAAGGGCATCGCGGGGACCTCGGTGCGGGACATCGCGGACGGGGTGGGCGTGCTTTCCGGAAGCCTGTACCACTACTTCGCCTCCAAGGACGCCATCGCCGACGCGATCATCACCCGGTACCTGGACGATCTGCAGAGGCGCTACGCGGAGGTGCTGCAGTTGCCCGAAGAGGAACGCCTGCGCGCCCTGGTTCATCAGTCGCTGCTCGCCTCCGAGGCCAACCCGCACGCCTCGGAGATCTACCAGAACAACGCGACGTACATGAAGAACCTCGCCGGCTATCCGATGATCCGCGATGCGGCGAAGGTCAGCAGGCGGGTGTGGATGCAGATCATCGAAGACGGTGTCGCGTCGGACAGGTTCCGGTCCGACCTTCCGCCTGAGACGATCTACGGGCTGCTGCGCGACGCCGTCTGGCTCTCCCAGCGTTGGTTCACCCCGACCCCGGAGGTCGATCGGAGCGTCTTCGCCGACCAACTGGTGTCGGTGTTCGTCGACGGCATCGGTTCTGGCATGGGGAAGTCGCCGCGCGGCCCCCGTCGGTGATGTGGCGGGGACCGACGCGGCGGGGGCTTACTCTCCCGGCACCCGCGCGGTCGCCTTGATCTCCACCAGGGTGTCGGGCGTGCCGAGCGCCGCAACGCCTATCGCGGTCCACGCCGGCCGGCCGTCGCCCTGGAACTCGGCCTTCGCGGCCATGAACTCCGCCATGTTCTCCGGATAGTGCGTGTGGAAGCTCGTCAGGTCCACGATGTCCTCCGGCCCGCAGCCCTGCTCGGCCAGCACCCGCCGCAGCGACGCGAACGCCAGGCGGTACTGCTCGGCGGGATCCGCGGGTGCCGCCCCGTGCTCGTCGAGCCCCGTCTGCCCCGAGCAGAACACGAAATCGCCCGACCGCACGGCGTCGGAATACTTGTAGAGCTCGGTCCAGTCCCCGTGTGCTGCCACTGCCATTCCCTTTCCCGCCCAGGCTCTCTCTGCCCGAGTTCCGCTCAGAGTTCCGTGGCCGCGGTCACTGCGTCCACTGCCTCGTGGGTCAGCGTACGTGCCGCGGAGGCCGCACCCTGACGAACCTGCTCCACCGATGTGGCACCCGAGATCACCGACGGCACGCCGTCCTGCGCCAGCAGCCACCCCACGGCGAGCTCCAGCAGCGTGTGCCCGTGCTCGTCGGCGATCGCGCGCAGCCGCTCGACGGTGGCGAAGTTCTGCTCCGTCGCGTCCTTGGCGAAGTAGGAGGACGTCGCCAGTCGCGTGCCGGCGGGGAACGGTTCGCCCGCCGAGTATTTTCCGGTCAGCAGGCCGGAGGCGAGCGGGAAGAAGGGGATCATGCCGAGGCCGAAGCGACGGCAAGCGGGCACGATTTCTGCCTCGGCGCCGCGTTTGAGCAGGTTCCATTCGAACTGGGACGCGATGAAGCGGTCCGTCCGGCCGCGCGCCGCCAGGTGGTCGGCGTCGGCGATCTGCCAGCCGCTCACGTTCGAATTCGCGATGTAGCGGACCTTGCCGTCGCGGACGAGCCGGTCCAGTGCGGACAGGGTCTCCTCGATCGGGGTGTGCTTGTCGGGATAGTGCTGGTAATACAGGTCGATGCGGTCGGTGCCGAGGCGACGCAGGGCGGCCTCGCACTCGCGGATTATGCTGCCGCGCGAGCCGGTGGCCTGGTCGGTTCCCGGACTCCGGTGCGCCCCGAACTTCGTCGCGATGACGGCCTCATCCCGCCGTGGCCCCAGAGCGCTGCCGAGGTAGGTCTCCGACAAGCCGTCGCCGTACATCGCCGCGGTGTCGAAGAACGTGATCCCCTCGTCCAGCGCCGCGTGCACCACCTTGGCGGTGTCGTCCTCGCTCAGGCGTGCGCCGAAATTGTTGCAGCCCAGCCCCATCGCCGAGACCGTCAAGCCGCTGCGTCCAACCTGCCGGTACTCCATGCTCATGTTCCTTTCCGCCCGCGGAAGATTCCGTGCACTGGACCGATGTTCTCACCCGTAGTCCGGCGGCAGTGCCTCCGCCAGCAATTGCGCGCGCCGGCCCGCGAGCCGCGAGTACACGTCGGGGTGCGTGCAGATCCAGAAGTCGCCGCGGTCGACCCCGTCGAAGAAGATGCGCGCCGCCTCGTCGGCGGTCATGCCCTTCTGGCGCAGCTGCGTCCGCCAGTGGTCGACGGCCGCGCCGGCATGAGCGCTGGGCGCGACGTCCTCGAAGATCCGGGTGGTCACGTGCGCGGGCACGAAGGCGGATACGCCGATCTGCGGAAACGCCTGCGCACACTCCAGATGGAGCGTTTCGGTCATCTGCTGGACGGCGTGTTTGGACACGCCGTAGGCGCCCATGCCGGCCAGGGTGCCGATGCCGCCGACCGACGTCGTCACGACCACCCGCGACGGCCCGGGATCCGCCCCCATCCGCGGCACGAAGGAGCGGATGCCGTGGAACGCGCCGTCGATGTTCACGGACATCACCCGCCGCCATTCGTCCACGGGCAGCTCCCACAGGCTGCCCAGCGACTCGACGCCCGCATTGTTGACCAGCAGGCCGACCCGCTCGTGGCGCGCATAGGCGGCCTCGGCCAGCGCCTCCACGGAGTCGGGATCGGCGACGTCCGTCGGCACCGTCAGTGCGTCGCCTCCCGCGTCCGTGATCGCCGTTGCGACCGCCTCGATCCGCTCGGCGGAGAGGTCGGCCAGGACCACCGGCATGCCGCGCGCGGCGGCGCGCCGGGCGACCGCGGCGCCGATCCCGCTCCCGGCACCCGTGATGACCGCAGCCCCTTCCGCGGAACCTTGGTGCTGCGCGTCGCCCATGGCCACCTCCTCTTTCGCCCCGGCATCGCCTGCCACAGCGGACGATAGAACGCGCGGCCGGCCGGGTGACCGCCGTCTCCCAACCCGCGGGAGAACGTGGTTCCGGGGAGCGCTCCGATGACTACCGTCCCGAGTCGACCAGTGAACGTCGATCACCGGATGGGCAGGGACATGAGCCTCGGCACGGACAGAAGGTTGGCAGGCAAGGTCGCGTTGGTGACCGGGGCGGGGGCCGGCATGGGGCTCGCCTTCGCGGACCGCCTCGCCGCGGGGGGAGCGGACATCATCGCCGTGGACCTCGACGAGGCCGGCTTGGACGCTGCTGCGCGGAGCGTGCGCGAACACGGGCGCGGCGTGGTGACGTTTCGCGCCGACGTGCGGGAGCAGGCGGCTCTCGACGAAGCGGTCCGCGCCGGCGTGGACCGCTTCGGAGGCCTCGACGCCGTCGTCGCCAACGCCGGGGTGAGCCGGAATCCGGGGCCATCGTGGACCATCGACGAGGCGGAATGGGACCTGGCCGTCGGGGTCAACGTGACGGGCGCGTGGCACACCGTCAAGGCGGGCGTCCCCGCGCTGGCCGAGCGTGGCGGCGGATCGGTGATCCTCATCAGCTCCACGGCCGGCATCAAGTCGGTGCCCGGCGCATCCCAGTACAGCGCCGCAAAGCATGCCGTGATCGGGCTGATGCGCACGCTCGCCAACGAACTGGGCGGGCAGTCGATCCGCGTGAACGCGGTGCTGCCGGGGGCGGTGAACACGGCGATGACGAACAACCCGGCGACCTTCGCGCGGCTGCGGCCCGACCTGGAGAACCCCGGCCCGGAGGACGTGGCGGGCGTGTTGGCCGCCCGGCATCTACTGCCGATCCCGTGGGCCGAGCCCGAGGACGTGGCCAACGCCGTGGCGTTCCTGACCTCCGATGAATCCCGGTGCATCACCGGTCAGCAGATCGTGGTGGACGCCGGACTGACGCAGAAGGTGGCGTGATGGGGCACGGGGATGCGGGCAGGCTCGCGGGCAAGGTCGCGCTCATCACCGGCGGGGCACGCGGCATCGGGCGCGCGCAGGCGGTGCGCTTCGCGCAGGAAGGCGCGGACGTGATCGTCGTCGACCGCTGCGCCCCCGTCGAGCACTCGACGACGCCGGGCGCATCGCCGGAGGACCTGCGAGAGACGGTGCGGCAGGTGGAGGCGCTGGGGCGGCGGATCGTCGCGCGCAAGGCGGACGTACGCGACCAGGCGGAACTCGACGCCGCGGTGGCCGACGGAGTCGATGAGCTCGGCAGGCTCGACATCGTCTGCGCCGCCGCGGGGATCAGCTCGGCGGCCCCGGCGGCGAAGCTGGACGAAGAGGTCTGGCAGACGATGCTCGACGTCAACCTCACCGGCGTGTGGAAGACGTGCAAGGCGGCGATCCCGCACCTGCTCGCGACAGGCCGGGGCGGGTCGATCGTGCTCGTCAGCTCCATCGCCGGCCTGCGCGGGCTCGTCGGCGTCGGACATTATGCCGCCGCGAAGACCGGAGTGGTGGGTCTCATGCGTGGACTAGCCCAAGAACTCGCCGAGCACCGGATCCGCGTCAACACCGTCCACCCGGCGAACACGCGCACGACGATGATCCAGAACGAGGGCACGATGCGCTCGTTCTGTCCCGGAGAGGAGCACCCCACGCAGGAGCAGTTCGAGGCCGGGACGCAGTCGATGCACCTGCTCCCGGTGCCGATGCTCGAGCCGGAGGACATCGCGAACGCGAGCCTGTTCCTCGCATCCGACGAGGCCCGGTTCATCACCGGGGTCACCCTCCCCGTGGACGCGGGGCACTGCGTGAAGTAGCCGAACGCCGTGAGTGCTGCCGGAGTTCACAAGTGCGCGTCCCACCTCGCGGATACCGAGGTGGTCAAGGAGGCCTACTTCGGGCGAGTGTGAACGGAGCTTGTGAAATCGGTCCGCGCGCTGCGCGGGGAGGAGGCTTCGTGAAGGTTCTGGTCGTAGGTGGCACCGGCATGATCGGCACGCATTTCGCCACGCACCTGCGCGATCTCGGAGACGAGGTCACGCTGGCCGCCCGCAGCGAGCCCGCCGAGGGCACGGTGGCCGCGCAGTTCCCGGTGATCCGGGGCGACTACACGCGCGGCGACTTCTCGGAGGCGGATCTCGAGCCGTTCGAGGGCGTCGTCTTCGCCGCGGGCAACGACCCGCGCCACCTGCCCAAGGGTGCCGACGCAGCGGAATTCTGGGAGTCGACTCAGGTGGAGTCGGTGCCCCGGTTCGCGGCGCTGGCCAAGAAGGCGGGTGTGCGCCGGTTCGTGCAGGTGGGCAGCTACTACCACCAGGTTCTTCCGGAGCTGGTGGAGTCGAACCCGTACGTGCGTGGCCGCGCGCTGGCGGACGAGCGTGCCCGCGAACTCGCCGACGCGGACTTCGCGGCGTGCACGCTGAACCCGCCTTCGATCCTCGGCGTCATCCCGGGGGCGCCGCTCAAGCGCATCGCCCGGTTCGTGCAGTGGGCGGACGGCGGACTGCCGGACGTGCCGAACTTCGCGCCGGCCGGCGGTACCAACTACATGTCGGTGCGGTCGCTGTCGGAGGCGGCCGGTGGCGCGCTGCACCGGGGCGAGCCCGGGAAGGCCTACCTGATCGGCGACGCGAACTGGAGCTTCCGCGAGTACTTCCAGACGTTCTTCGACGCCGCGGGCTCGACCGTGCGACTCGAGGAGCGCGACGAGGAACACCCGATGATGCCGGACCCGTTCATCATCCAGGGCCGCGGCAACACCATCTCCTACCGGACCGACCCGGAGGAGACCGCGCTGCTGGGATACCGGCAGGGCGATGCGCAGCGCGCGGTCGAGGAGATGGTGGCCAAGGTCCGGGAGTCGTCGTGAGCATGCACGGGCCCGGCCCGCTGCTCGAGGGGAAGACCGCACTGGTCACGGGCGCGGCCAAGGGGATCGGTGCGGCCGTCACGCGGCTGTTCGCCGAGCACGGGGCGCACGTCGTCGCGGTGGACATCGACGGGGAGGCGCTCGACGCGCTGAGCGCCGCGGTCCCGTCGGCGCACACCGTGGCGGCCGACGTCACCGACCCCGCGACCGGGCCTCGATGCGCGGAGTTCGAGGTGGACGTCCTCGTCAACAACGTGGGCGACTTCCTCCGCCCGGCGACGCCCTTCGCGGAGGCCGACCCGGCCGAGTGGGCCGGCCTGGGAGCCGTCAACTTCGACCACGCCCTGCACATGACCCACGCCCTGCTGCCGGGCATGGCCACCCGCGGCCGGGGCGGATCGATCATCAACATGACGACGGTGGAAGCGCACCGCGGGATCCCCGGGCAGACGATGTACGCGTCGTACAAGGCGGCGCTGCGGCACTTCACGCGAAGCCTCGCCCTGGAGGTGGGCCGTGACGGCATCCGGGTCAACGCCGTCGCACCGGACCTGATCGAGACGCCGCAGGTGCCTTACGAGCGACTCGTCGCCGAGGAGCACCGGGACAAGTGGCCGCTGTGGGCGCCTTTGGGCGGGCCAGGCCGGCCGGAGGACGTCGCGGGACCCGCGCTGTTCCTCGCCTCCGACCTGTCGCGGTTCGTCACCGGCACCACGGTGCACGTCGACGGCGGCAGTCACGCGGCGGGAGGCTGGTTCGCCCGCCCCGACGGCACCTGGGTGAACCGCCCGCTCAACCCCTGAGAACCGGCGCGCGCGTGCCGTCCGGCGGGAACGCACAGCGCATGCCCGCGTATCAGGGGAAACATCACAAGCGATGCGCGGCGGGCTCCGCCGGCCGCGGGCACGGATTCTTCGACGACGAGACAGGAAGCGAGGCGGCCCATGACGGTGAAGGTCGACCATGACGAATCGATGCGCGAGCTGACCACGGACGGCGGAGTGCTGCGGTACCACGACATCGGCGACGGCCCGCCGCTGCTGTTGCTGCACGGCTCCGGCCCGGGGGTGTCCGGCTGGCAGAACTACCGCGGCGTGGTCGGCGAGCTGGCCAAGCACTTCCGGTGCCTGATCCTGGAGTTCCCCGGATACGGCATCTCCGACACCGGCGAAGGCCACCCGATGCAGATGGCCGTCGAATCGGTGGGACGGTTCCTCGACGGCATGGGCCTGGGCGCCGTGGACGTGATCGGCAATTCGATGGGCGGGATCGTCGGCGCCACCGTTGCCGTCGACGAGCCGCACCGCATCCGTCGTCTCGTCACCATCGGAGGGGTGGGCAAGGCGCTGACCAGCCACAGCCCGTCCGAGGGCATCAAGCTGCTCATGCAGTTCACGGAGGATCCCACGCGTGAACGCCTGATCGCGTGGCTGCACTCGATGGTCTACGACCCGGCCACCGTCACCGAGGCGCTGATCGAAGAGCGCTGGAAGCTCGCCGTGGAGCCGGAGACGCTTGAGGCGGCGCGGCGGATGTACACCCCGAAGGCGTTCGCGGCGGCGGCAGCGGCGGCGAAGGCGGCGGGGATCGTGCCCCTGTGGGCGCGGTTCGGCGACATCCAGGCCCCGACGCTCATCACCTGGGGTCGGGACGACAGGGTGAGCCCCGTCGACATGGCGCTGCTGCCGATGCGCGACATCCCGAAGGCCGAACTGCACGTGCTGCCCAACTGCGGGCACTGGACGATGATCGAGGCGCGCGACGAGTGGCTCTCCGCAGTGCTGGCGTTCCTGACCAGGGGTTAAGGCCTGTTACGAAAGTCGTGTGAGCGAGCGGTCGATGGTGCCCACGCGGACCGTCGCTTCGTAGCGGACAGCGAGTTTGTCGTATCGGGTGGTGATGCCGCGTTGGGCCCGTACCGTTCTGGCACGTCGCGCCAGGGGCAGCCGACGCGGACACGGTGGCGTACCCCGTCGACCAGTTGGCGCACCGGCTACACACGCGGTCGGCCCACACGCGCCGGTGCAGGTAGGAGCGGTTCGAGTACCTTCCACTGCGCGTCGTTCAGATCGTGACGGGCGGCAGCATTTACCGTGGACATGATGCCTCCGGCAGTGTCGTTGTTGCTTTGACACCACCTGCGATACGCCGGAGGCCTCACCTGTCACCAGCCGCCCCGCCGCTCACAGTCTTCACTGTTCGCAACAGGCCCCGCAGTACGCGCCGCCGCAGCGGCCTCCGCCTCCTGCGCCGCCGCAGCGGCCTCCGGCCGACGACCTATCGCCGCATCCAGCAGCTGCAGCAGCTGCACGAGTCGGGGGCGCTGACCGACGACGAGTTCGCCGCGGCGAAGGCCAAGCTCCTCGCTTGACCGTAATGAGCGCGGACGCCGCACACCGGCGTAGCGCCGTTCGGGAGATCGGTGGTCTTCCGGCTGCTCGCTCGCGACTTCACCCTGAGTTCCGCACTCGGTCTTCGCTTCCCTGCGCATGTCAAAGAGTTCAATTGCGAATGGACAATTCGTCGATGGCGGGTCGAATCAAATCGGTGAGCAAACTCTGCGAATGGTCTAGCGTGGGCGATAGGGCGGGTCGTCGTGCGCCCCCCCGAATCGCGCATCCGACCCGTGGGGTCGTGGCCGTCTCCTGGAGGGGAGGCGCCGGTCGCGCGGACGCGAGAGGGAAAGCAAATGCGTACATTCGTCCTCGGCGGTGACGGGTTCTGCGGTTGGCCCACGGCACTGCACCTGTCGGCGCATGGCCATGACGTGACCATCGTCGACAGCCTCGTCCGGCGACGCATCGACGAGGAGCTGGGCGTGCAGTCGCTCACCCCCATCCGTCCGCTCGCGGAGCGCGTCGAGGCGTGGCGCGAGGCGACGGGCCTGCGGATCGGGGTCGTCACCTGCGATCTCGCCATCGAACCCGACGCACTGGTGCGGCTGCTCACGGAGGGACGGCCGGACGCCGTCGTGCATCTCGCGGAGCAGCGCTCGGCGCCGCTGTCGATGAAGTCCCCGCACTACAAGCGCTTCACGGTGGATAACAACGTCCGGGCCACGCACAGTCTGCTGGCGGCGCTGGTGCAGACGGGCTCCGACGCACACCTGGTGCACCTGGGGTCGATGGGCGTCTACGGGTATGAGACGGTGCCGCTGGACCTGCCCGAGGGGTACCTCACCGTCAGCTACCCCGATGACAACGGCGTCGAACGCGCCCGGGAGATTCTTTATCCGACCCAGCCCGGGAGCGTCTACCACCTGACCAAGTCCCTCGATCAGCTGATGTTCCAGTTCTACGCCGCCAACGACGGGGTGCGGATCACCGACCTGCACCAGGGCATCGTGTGGGGCACCCAGACGGACGAGACAGCGCTCGACCATCGCCTGATCAATCGCTTTGACTACGACGGCGACTACGGCACGGTGCTGAACCGCTTCCTGGTGGAGGCGGCGGTGGGCCACCCGCTCACGGTGCACGGGTCGGGCGGGCAGACCCGCGCGTT
This window contains:
- a CDS encoding NAD-dependent epimerase/dehydratase family protein; translated protein: MKVLVVGGTGMIGTHFATHLRDLGDEVTLAARSEPAEGTVAAQFPVIRGDYTRGDFSEADLEPFEGVVFAAGNDPRHLPKGADAAEFWESTQVESVPRFAALAKKAGVRRFVQVGSYYHQVLPELVESNPYVRGRALADERARELADADFAACTLNPPSILGVIPGAPLKRIARFVQWADGGLPDVPNFAPAGGTNYMSVRSLSEAAGGALHRGEPGKAYLIGDANWSFREYFQTFFDAAGSTVRLEERDEEHPMMPDPFIIQGRGNTISYRTDPEETALLGYRQGDAQRAVEEMVAKVRESS
- a CDS encoding SDR family NAD(P)-dependent oxidoreductase, with amino-acid sequence MHGPGPLLEGKTALVTGAAKGIGAAVTRLFAEHGAHVVAVDIDGEALDALSAAVPSAHTVAADVTDPATGPRCAEFEVDVLVNNVGDFLRPATPFAEADPAEWAGLGAVNFDHALHMTHALLPGMATRGRGGSIINMTTVEAHRGIPGQTMYASYKAALRHFTRSLALEVGRDGIRVNAVAPDLIETPQVPYERLVAEEHRDKWPLWAPLGGPGRPEDVAGPALFLASDLSRFVTGTTVHVDGGSHAAGGWFARPDGTWVNRPLNP
- a CDS encoding aldo/keto reductase, coding for MEYRQVGRSGLTVSAMGLGCNNFGARLSEDDTAKVVHAALDEGITFFDTAAMYGDGLSETYLGSALGPRRDEAVIATKFGAHRSPGTDQATGSRGSIIRECEAALRRLGTDRIDLYYQHYPDKHTPIEETLSALDRLVRDGKVRYIANSNVSGWQIADADHLAARGRTDRFIASQFEWNLLKRGAEAEIVPACRRFGLGMIPFFPLASGLLTGKYSAGEPFPAGTRLATSSYFAKDATEQNFATVERLRAIADEHGHTLLELAVGWLLAQDGVPSVISGATSVEQVRQGAASAARTLTHEAVDAVTAATEL
- a CDS encoding acyl-CoA dehydrogenase family protein produces the protein MDLSPSPAAQEVIARLEAFMTEHVHPAESVYAAQREENGPRSHELPAVVEELKAEARRQDMWNLFLPALSGLTHLDYAHIAEITGRSPYIAPEALNCSAPSTGNMEILHMFGTDEQKKQWLEPLMDGTIRSGFSMTEPDVASSDARNISTSIVRDGDEYVINGRKWWTSGAGDPRCGVLVVMGKTDPEAAPYRQQSMILVPVDAPGVEIVRSLPIFGYYDQQGHAEIQYTDVRVPAANMLAGEGDGFAIAQARLGPGRIHHAMRCIGMAERALEMMVRRAMSRDAFGGPISDQGVVRTWIAESRMEIEQARLLVLKTAWLIDQVGAKGAAIEVAAVKVVGPRVARSVLDRAIQVHGGGGVTDDFPLARMWATGRILGIADGPDEVHIRSVARQELRKYR
- a CDS encoding TetR/AcrR family transcriptional regulator; protein product: MHMEWSDRHTLIFETAAELFAAKGIAGTSVRDIADGVGVLSGSLYHYFASKDAIADAIITRYLDDLQRRYAEVLQLPEEERLRALVHQSLLASEANPHASEIYQNNATYMKNLAGYPMIRDAAKVSRRVWMQIIEDGVASDRFRSDLPPETIYGLLRDAVWLSQRWFTPTPEVDRSVFADQLVSVFVDGIGSGMGKSPRGPRR
- a CDS encoding phosphotransferase family protein; this translates as MAQDAASAVGAVPGIDAAAVTAWCAASVPDAAAPLRFEQIAGGRSNLTYYVDDAVGRRRVLRRPPLGAVAGNAHDVLREADVLRRMSAAGMPVPTVLGVCEDPGVNGAPFFVMEHLGGAILRVPEDFGAFPDPAQRARIGHSLIEVLTRLHRADLDSAGWGTRAGQRGFIERQLGLWSRNWEAGRARMLGDIEQTRDLLARKIPAQQTAAVVHGDFRLDNCLIGADSTVSGVLDWELTTVGDPLADLGHFLVYWAQPGDAVTALENPPTLVPGLPTRGELTRAYIERMGGVLDVTEQEVDFHVAFSWWKTACIVENVYARMSRGVMGDADRTPGSFAAQAERLAARALACARELQ
- a CDS encoding SHOCT domain-containing protein; amino-acid sequence: MTGGSIYRGHDASGSVVVALTPPAIRRRPHLSPAAPPLTVFTVRNRPRSTRRRSGLRLLRRRSGLRPTTYRRIQQLQQLHESGALTDDEFAAAKAKLLA
- a CDS encoding SDR family NAD(P)-dependent oxidoreductase translates to MGDAQHQGSAEGAAVITGAGSGIGAAVARRAAARGMPVVLADLSAERIEAVATAITDAGGDALTVPTDVADPDSVEALAEAAYARHERVGLLVNNAGVESLGSLWELPVDEWRRVMSVNIDGAFHGIRSFVPRMGADPGPSRVVVTTSVGGIGTLAGMGAYGVSKHAVQQMTETLHLECAQAFPQIGVSAFVPAHVTTRIFEDVAPSAHAGAAVDHWRTQLRQKGMTADEAARIFFDGVDRGDFWICTHPDVYSRLAGRRAQLLAEALPPDYG
- a CDS encoding mycofactocin-coupled SDR family oxidoreductase, which produces MGHGDAGRLAGKVALITGGARGIGRAQAVRFAQEGADVIVVDRCAPVEHSTTPGASPEDLRETVRQVEALGRRIVARKADVRDQAELDAAVADGVDELGRLDIVCAAAGISSAAPAAKLDEEVWQTMLDVNLTGVWKTCKAAIPHLLATGRGGSIVLVSSIAGLRGLVGVGHYAAAKTGVVGLMRGLAQELAEHRIRVNTVHPANTRTTMIQNEGTMRSFCPGEEHPTQEQFEAGTQSMHLLPVPMLEPEDIANASLFLASDEARFITGVTLPVDAGHCVK
- a CDS encoding RidA family protein — protein: MAVAAHGDWTELYKYSDAVRSGDFVFCSGQTGLDEHGAAPADPAEQYRLAFASLRRVLAEQGCGPEDIVDLTSFHTHYPENMAEFMAAKAEFQGDGRPAWTAIGVAALGTPDTLVEIKATARVPGE
- a CDS encoding alpha/beta fold hydrolase; the protein is MTVKVDHDESMRELTTDGGVLRYHDIGDGPPLLLLHGSGPGVSGWQNYRGVVGELAKHFRCLILEFPGYGISDTGEGHPMQMAVESVGRFLDGMGLGAVDVIGNSMGGIVGATVAVDEPHRIRRLVTIGGVGKALTSHSPSEGIKLLMQFTEDPTRERLIAWLHSMVYDPATVTEALIEERWKLAVEPETLEAARRMYTPKAFAAAAAAAKAAGIVPLWARFGDIQAPTLITWGRDDRVSPVDMALLPMRDIPKAELHVLPNCGHWTMIEARDEWLSAVLAFLTRG
- a CDS encoding mycofactocin-coupled SDR family oxidoreductase, whose product is MSLGTDRRLAGKVALVTGAGAGMGLAFADRLAAGGADIIAVDLDEAGLDAAARSVREHGRGVVTFRADVREQAALDEAVRAGVDRFGGLDAVVANAGVSRNPGPSWTIDEAEWDLAVGVNVTGAWHTVKAGVPALAERGGGSVILISSTAGIKSVPGASQYSAAKHAVIGLMRTLANELGGQSIRVNAVLPGAVNTAMTNNPATFARLRPDLENPGPEDVAGVLAARHLLPIPWAEPEDVANAVAFLTSDESRCITGQQIVVDAGLTQKVA